One part of the Pseudomonas sp. MYb118 genome encodes these proteins:
- a CDS encoding acyl-CoA thioesterase: MIELEQEDPIPQGDLALQITALPRETNGFGDIFGGWLVAQMDLAGTAMASKVAGGRVATVAIDRMAFLVPVAVGAQLSFYTQALEIGRSSIQMMVEVWSDDPLSSEWRKVTEAVFVFVAIDGSGRTRSVPPRAR, encoded by the coding sequence ATGATAGAGCTCGAACAAGAAGATCCAATCCCCCAGGGCGACCTGGCCTTGCAAATCACCGCGCTCCCGCGTGAAACCAACGGTTTTGGCGATATTTTCGGCGGCTGGCTGGTCGCGCAGATGGACCTGGCCGGCACGGCAATGGCCAGCAAGGTCGCTGGCGGACGCGTGGCCACTGTTGCCATCGACCGCATGGCCTTCCTGGTGCCGGTCGCCGTCGGCGCCCAGTTGTCCTTTTACACCCAGGCGCTGGAAATCGGCCGCAGTTCGATCCAGATGATGGTCGAGGTGTGGAGCGACGATCCGCTGTCGAGCGAATGGCGTAAAGTGACGGAAGCGGTGTTCGTGTTCGTTGCTATCGACGGCAGCGGCCGCACCCGCTCGGTTCCGCCACGGGCGCGTTAA
- a CDS encoding DUF2388 domain-containing protein gives MNNLRYLKFAATAGCYWVVLYSLIASAPARAEMCNTTCSFPTNPFESTASTGLTLLFATAASFNATSDASTDSPSKHYTQAVKDDAAIFIATDQSFDGPMLESAWRKHQQHDARQKSKKAFAEMVLMTY, from the coding sequence GTGAATAATCTACGATATCTAAAATTCGCTGCGACAGCGGGATGTTATTGGGTCGTCTTGTACTCGCTGATAGCAAGCGCACCTGCACGGGCCGAGATGTGCAACACCACATGTAGCTTTCCTACCAATCCGTTTGAGAGTACAGCCTCGACCGGATTGACGCTTCTCTTCGCAACTGCCGCGTCGTTCAACGCAACATCGGATGCTTCCACAGATAGCCCGTCTAAACATTACACTCAGGCGGTTAAGGACGATGCAGCCATCTTTATCGCAACCGATCAATCCTTCGATGGACCTATGCTTGAGTCAGCATGGCGCAAGCATCAGCAGCACGATGCTCGTCAAAAAAGCAAAAAGGCGTTCGCAGAAATGGTGCTGATGACTTACTGA
- the tssA gene encoding type VI secretion system protein TssA: protein MDYSNKLFTHYLDLAKVPVSTMHFAGENVRFSNEYEVLESELAKASSMHENGQVDWLKVREVSESLLRSQSKDLRVAVWLTWALYQRESFQGLLAGLGLLRHLCEHHWADVHPLKMRTRAAAVNWLVSRLERVLTENIAIKDQLPMFRCLVEQLESLDSICSMHLGHDAPLLLPICRRLKNRVQRVADNQSEPGVLGGAVAQVKQVATQLFTPGAPIDSEKDAQKAMRTQQESARPLCAWWRKQNATDLRALRLNRTLLWLPVDMLPERNAERITLLRGLPADELKSYQARFDQGQFADLLVELEANLARAPFWFDGQRMVWECLQALNADLAMREVEIHLALLVLRHPGLVELRFQDGTPFADPLTCAWINANVMPYLQTSNESPKVDDQYAKPVWEKALEDALTILRKDGLKAAVQMLKQGLQQARGGRAQFLWQFTIARLCFMARKFELAKTQLETLDQILQDSGRNAWEPDLALQVLHLLHSCCELLPQNHAVRESKDEIYRRLCHLDLEVVLE from the coding sequence ATGGACTACTCGAACAAACTGTTCACTCATTATCTAGACCTCGCCAAAGTGCCTGTTTCCACGATGCATTTTGCGGGTGAGAACGTTCGTTTTTCGAACGAATATGAGGTGCTGGAAAGCGAGCTGGCCAAGGCTTCGTCAATGCACGAGAACGGGCAAGTCGACTGGTTGAAAGTCCGAGAGGTCAGCGAAAGCTTGCTGCGTAGCCAATCCAAAGACCTGCGTGTAGCCGTCTGGCTGACATGGGCGTTGTATCAACGCGAGTCTTTTCAGGGGCTGCTTGCGGGTCTTGGCCTGCTGCGCCACCTGTGTGAACACCATTGGGCCGACGTTCATCCTCTTAAAATGCGCACCCGTGCCGCTGCAGTCAATTGGTTGGTGTCGCGTCTTGAGCGGGTGTTGACTGAAAACATCGCCATCAAAGACCAGCTGCCGATGTTCCGTTGCCTCGTGGAGCAGCTGGAAAGCCTTGATTCTATTTGCTCCATGCACTTGGGTCACGATGCGCCGTTGTTGCTGCCGATCTGTCGCCGCCTGAAAAACCGGGTTCAACGCGTGGCCGATAATCAGTCGGAGCCTGGTGTGCTGGGAGGCGCTGTCGCTCAGGTCAAACAGGTTGCTACGCAATTGTTCACTCCTGGTGCGCCAATCGACAGTGAGAAAGATGCCCAGAAGGCTATGCGCACGCAGCAGGAAAGCGCACGTCCGTTGTGTGCGTGGTGGCGTAAACAGAACGCCACCGATCTGCGCGCGCTGCGCTTGAACCGTACGCTGCTGTGGCTACCCGTCGACATGCTTCCTGAGCGCAACGCCGAACGGATTACCCTCTTGCGCGGCTTGCCTGCGGACGAGCTCAAGAGCTATCAGGCGCGTTTCGACCAAGGCCAGTTTGCAGATCTGTTGGTGGAGTTGGAGGCGAATCTGGCAAGAGCGCCATTCTGGTTCGACGGTCAGCGAATGGTCTGGGAATGCCTCCAGGCACTGAACGCCGACTTGGCGATGCGGGAAGTGGAGATCCATCTCGCATTGTTGGTTCTACGTCATCCGGGGCTTGTCGAATTGCGCTTCCAGGATGGCACGCCGTTCGCCGATCCGCTCACCTGTGCCTGGATCAACGCCAATGTCATGCCCTATCTGCAGACCAGCAATGAGTCTCCCAAGGTCGATGATCAATACGCTAAGCCTGTTTGGGAGAAAGCTCTCGAGGACGCGCTGACAATTTTGCGCAAGGACGGGCTCAAGGCTGCCGTGCAAATGCTCAAACAGGGTCTGCAACAAGCTCGAGGCGGGCGTGCGCAATTCCTATGGCAGTTCACGATCGCGCGACTGTGCTTCATGGCCAGGAAATTCGAACTGGCCAAGACCCAGCTCGAAACCCTCGATCAGATATTGCAGGACTCAGGCCGGAATGCCTGGGAGCCTGACCTTGCTCTGCAGGTGCTGCACTTGCTGCACAGCTGCTGCGAATTGTTGCCGCAGAACCATGCGGTGCGTGAAAGCAAGGACGAGATTTATCGCAGGCTGTGCCACCTCGATCTTGAAGTGGTACTCGAATAG
- the tssI gene encoding type VI secretion system tip protein TssI/VgrG: MFAPTSAALFTLSIPNIRNDFQVLSFTGTESLSALYSLDLEVVSEYPDFEIENLLSQPAFLQFGSNGEGIHGRIEHVAADELGNRLAHYHLSLVPALHYLKLSYNQRIFQKLTVPQIITQVLQQHGLQTDVFIFHVRTSEEREYCTQYDESDFDFIQRLCAEDGIAWHHQHSPEGHLLVFTDDPVFLPLLEATPYRRDAGMVAEHPVVSRFNMSFSSRTSRVTHRSYDLKRPNRLMESRFTTAFTPELEDYRYPLPRRSDEHCRKLARQSLERRRVDYQLVHGESNQPNLRSGHVFDLIEHPRHVCNDKWLLVSVTHTGKQPQVLEETMVHGGPPAQGFSHGYRNRFSAIQAEIAYRPPLCPRGKLVCQTARVTGPASEEIYCDEYGRVKVEFHWDRAELNNEFSSCWLRVASGWAGEGFGAVTIPRVGMEVVVTFLEGDPDQPLITGCVTNRINSTAHTLPEHKTRTVLRSQSSPRNGGYNELSIEDRAGLEKIYLRAQRDLEQLILRDSHLLIGNDRFEQVDGNNTSLIKGDDTRTTEGLRNTVIGGNEVLTVTGDCSTNVEGSLVIQASKQAHVTSSDVVISADKSLTLHAGGHHLVINTEGIFSSVPIVEGGAPLAAGQPLQALFDPGRLLPKSMTLAALDDRMDDMEEEEEEVEEQGLTLRIGVFFDGTANNRSNSELVAGCYARDVNLLEVAEDLRLFCEKHGYDGKGKTPNNSYGNDTTNVAKLHDLYRDDSKRQLADDETIGFIPVYLEGIGTHGGGADSRYSQMTGRGDQGVLARVDQSPAMIHKKAQQFGIANPDRKIERIEFDIFGFSRGAAAARHFANEVMKGAEGPLAGLLPAYAKLFVEGFSWRVKTDFSINFIGIFDTVAAIANLADNDLSLHNDINPGLKLHLAPDIAKKVVHLVARDEYRHNFSLNSAGAADIVLPGAHSDLGGGYLPRANERVLLSKPFRSRDIDLFTPSINTLAYRMAQYELAQLQKKLNLDALELGVSTWSKEYWGNTKNGESRCKDVYAVVSSNRIVRNDLALIYLRIMRELGVREGVPFRVIKESDPKFVLPEELQIVAQKLMAYAVGESRHLNLSVIEERLLINRYIHLSANWNATIGRSTSDMNITFADRPADKHERAVYPNE; this comes from the coding sequence ATGTTCGCACCGACCAGCGCAGCCCTCTTTACCCTCTCGATTCCGAACATCCGCAACGACTTCCAGGTCCTTTCATTCACCGGTACGGAATCACTCAGTGCCTTGTATTCACTGGACCTTGAGGTGGTCAGCGAATACCCGGATTTCGAAATCGAGAACCTGCTTAGCCAACCGGCCTTTTTGCAATTCGGCAGCAATGGCGAAGGTATTCATGGCCGGATCGAGCATGTCGCCGCGGATGAGCTCGGCAACCGCCTGGCCCACTATCACTTGAGCCTGGTACCTGCCCTCCACTATCTGAAGCTCAGCTACAACCAGCGGATATTCCAGAAGCTGACAGTGCCCCAGATCATCACCCAGGTGCTCCAGCAACATGGCCTGCAAACCGACGTATTCATCTTCCACGTGAGGACCAGCGAGGAGCGGGAGTACTGCACGCAATATGACGAGAGCGATTTCGACTTCATCCAGCGCCTTTGCGCCGAGGACGGCATTGCCTGGCACCACCAGCATTCTCCTGAAGGCCATTTGCTGGTGTTTACCGACGACCCGGTGTTCCTCCCCTTGCTCGAAGCAACCCCTTACCGGCGTGACGCCGGTATGGTCGCCGAGCATCCAGTGGTCAGTCGATTCAACATGTCGTTCAGCTCTCGCACCAGCAGGGTCACCCACCGCAGCTATGACCTGAAACGCCCGAACCGGTTGATGGAAAGTCGCTTCACGACGGCGTTCACGCCCGAGCTTGAAGATTATCGCTACCCGCTGCCGAGGAGGTCCGATGAACACTGTCGTAAACTCGCACGCCAGTCCCTGGAGCGACGCCGGGTCGACTACCAACTGGTTCACGGCGAAAGTAATCAGCCCAACCTGCGCAGCGGTCATGTGTTCGACCTGATCGAACATCCGCGTCATGTCTGCAACGACAAGTGGCTGCTGGTCAGCGTCACCCACACAGGCAAACAACCTCAGGTACTGGAAGAAACCATGGTTCACGGCGGCCCGCCCGCCCAAGGTTTCAGCCACGGCTATCGCAACCGTTTCAGCGCCATTCAGGCTGAAATCGCTTACCGCCCTCCGTTGTGCCCGCGAGGAAAACTGGTGTGCCAGACCGCACGCGTCACAGGTCCGGCCAGCGAAGAGATCTACTGCGATGAATACGGCCGCGTCAAAGTCGAATTCCACTGGGATCGGGCCGAACTCAACAACGAGTTCAGCAGTTGCTGGCTGCGGGTAGCGTCCGGATGGGCTGGCGAAGGCTTTGGCGCCGTGACCATCCCCCGTGTCGGAATGGAAGTGGTGGTGACCTTTCTGGAGGGTGATCCCGATCAGCCACTGATTACCGGATGCGTGACCAACCGAATCAACTCCACCGCCCACACATTGCCCGAGCACAAGACCAGAACTGTGCTGCGCAGCCAAAGCTCGCCGCGTAACGGCGGTTACAACGAGCTCTCAATTGAGGACCGCGCCGGGCTGGAAAAAATCTACCTGCGCGCACAGCGTGATCTCGAACAATTGATTCTTCGCGACAGTCACCTGCTCATTGGCAACGACCGTTTCGAACAGGTCGATGGCAACAACACCAGCCTGATCAAAGGCGATGACACTCGTACCACTGAAGGTCTGCGCAATACCGTGATTGGCGGAAATGAAGTACTCACCGTCACTGGCGACTGCAGCACGAACGTCGAGGGTTCGCTGGTGATTCAGGCGAGCAAGCAGGCGCATGTCACCTCTTCCGATGTGGTCATCAGCGCGGACAAGAGCCTGACGCTGCACGCAGGTGGTCACCACCTCGTGATCAACACGGAGGGGATTTTCAGCAGCGTGCCCATCGTGGAAGGCGGTGCTCCGCTGGCGGCAGGCCAACCACTGCAAGCATTGTTTGACCCTGGTCGCTTACTCCCGAAAAGCATGACGTTGGCTGCGCTGGACGATCGCATGGACGATATGGAGGAAGAAGAAGAGGAAGTCGAAGAGCAAGGGCTCACGTTACGCATTGGCGTATTTTTCGATGGCACAGCCAACAACCGATCCAATAGTGAATTGGTTGCGGGGTGTTATGCGCGGGATGTCAATTTGCTGGAGGTAGCAGAAGATCTTCGGTTGTTCTGCGAAAAACATGGGTATGACGGCAAGGGCAAAACTCCGAACAACAGTTACGGAAACGACACGACCAATGTGGCGAAGCTGCATGATCTTTATCGCGATGACAGCAAGCGGCAGTTGGCCGATGATGAAACGATTGGATTCATCCCTGTTTATCTGGAGGGCATCGGCACACATGGGGGGGGAGCGGATTCACGTTACTCACAAATGACCGGAAGGGGTGATCAAGGTGTGTTGGCCAGAGTTGATCAAAGTCCGGCAATGATCCACAAAAAAGCGCAACAATTTGGAATAGCCAACCCTGATCGCAAAATCGAGCGCATTGAATTCGACATCTTCGGCTTCAGTCGCGGTGCAGCGGCCGCAAGACATTTTGCCAACGAAGTAATGAAAGGAGCGGAAGGTCCTCTGGCAGGTTTACTGCCAGCCTATGCAAAGCTGTTTGTTGAGGGCTTCTCTTGGCGCGTAAAAACCGATTTTTCCATTAACTTTATCGGGATTTTCGACACCGTCGCAGCCATAGCCAACTTGGCTGATAACGACCTGAGCCTTCACAACGACATCAATCCCGGTCTCAAACTGCATTTAGCACCTGACATAGCCAAAAAAGTGGTGCATCTGGTCGCCAGAGATGAATACCGCCACAACTTCTCGCTCAACAGCGCCGGTGCGGCCGATATCGTACTGCCCGGCGCCCATTCGGACCTAGGCGGAGGTTACCTTCCGAGAGCCAACGAACGGGTTCTGTTGAGCAAGCCGTTCCGTAGCAGGGACATTGACTTATTCACACCATCTATCAACACGCTCGCCTATCGTATGGCCCAGTACGAACTGGCTCAACTTCAGAAAAAGCTCAATTTGGATGCGCTGGAGCTGGGGGTGAGCACATGGTCGAAAGAATATTGGGGCAACACCAAGAACGGCGAGAGCAGATGCAAAGATGTCTACGCGGTGGTCAGTAGCAACCGGATAGTGCGTAACGATCTGGCCTTGATCTACCTGCGCATCATGAGGGAGTTGGGGGTGAGGGAGGGTGTGCCATTTCGGGTCATAAAAGAATCAGATCCAAAATTCGTCTTACCAGAAGAACTACAGATTGTTGCTCAAAAACTTATGGCTTACGCGGTTGGCGAAAGCCGTCATCTGAACTTGAGCGTTATTGAAGAGCGCTTGCTGATTAATCGTTACATCCATCTATCAGCTAACTGGAATGCAACCATAGGCCGCAGCACTAGCGATATGAATATCACTTTTGCCGACAGGCCAGCCGACAAGCATGAACGCGCGGTGTATCCCAATGAATAA
- the tssB gene encoding type VI secretion system contractile sheath small subunit, which translates to MAKEGSVAPKERINVTFKPAIGGAQEEIELPLKLLAIGDYTHRKDERKVEDRKPISIDKMTFDEVLAKQELQLVISVPNRLQEGDDAEELAVKLNLNSMKDFNPASLVEQVPELKKLMELRDALVALKGPLGNAPAFRKAIEGVLADDSSRSRVLSELGLKAVEQSA; encoded by the coding sequence ATGGCCAAAGAAGGCTCGGTCGCCCCCAAGGAACGCATCAACGTCACTTTCAAGCCGGCCATTGGTGGTGCCCAGGAAGAGATTGAACTGCCCCTGAAGCTGTTGGCTATCGGTGACTACACCCACCGCAAGGATGAGCGAAAAGTCGAGGACCGCAAGCCGATCAGTATCGACAAAATGACTTTCGATGAGGTGCTGGCCAAGCAGGAACTGCAGTTGGTGATCAGCGTACCGAACCGACTTCAGGAAGGTGATGACGCTGAGGAGCTGGCCGTGAAACTGAACCTCAATTCGATGAAGGACTTCAACCCTGCGAGCCTGGTGGAGCAAGTGCCAGAGTTGAAGAAACTGATGGAGCTGCGTGATGCCTTGGTAGCCCTCAAGGGCCCGCTGGGTAATGCCCCTGCGTTCCGTAAAGCCATCGAAGGTGTTCTCGCTGACGACTCCTCGCGCTCTCGTGTATTGAGCGAGCTGGGATTGAAAGCCGTCGAGCAAAGCGCCTGA
- the tssC gene encoding type VI secretion system contractile sheath large subunit: protein MSTNAEQQNSHESGQYSILESIIAETRLKPDDEAYDIAKRGVSAFIEELLKPQNNGEPVKKAMVDRMIAHINAKLSCQMDEILHHPDFQSLESSWRGLHLLVDRTNFRENIKIEILNVSKDDLLEDFEDSPEVMQAGLYKHVYTAEYGQFGGQPVGAIIADYFMSPSSPDVKLMQYVSSVACMSHAPFIAAAGPNFFGLESFTGLPDLKDLKDHFDGPQFAKWQSFRTSEDARYVGLTVPRFLLRTPYDPQENPVKSFVYKENVAKCHEHYLWGNTAYAFATRLTDSFAKFRWCPNIIGPQSGGAVENLPLHHFESMGEIETKIPTEVLVSDRREYELAEEGFISLTMRKGSDNAAFFSASSVQKAKFFGISAEGKTAELNYKLGTQLPYMMVVNRLAHYLKVLQREQLGSWKERTDLELELNKWIRQYVADQENPSAEVRGRRPLRAAQVIVSDVEGEPGWYRVSLNVRPHFKYMGADFTLSLVGKLDKE from the coding sequence ATGAGCACGAATGCAGAGCAACAAAACAGTCACGAGAGCGGGCAGTACAGCATCCTCGAAAGCATCATCGCCGAAACCCGCCTGAAGCCGGATGACGAAGCATACGACATCGCGAAACGTGGCGTGTCGGCGTTCATAGAAGAGCTGCTAAAGCCGCAAAACAACGGTGAGCCGGTCAAGAAAGCCATGGTTGATCGGATGATTGCCCATATCAATGCGAAGCTCAGCTGTCAGATGGACGAGATACTTCACCATCCTGACTTCCAATCCCTGGAATCATCCTGGCGTGGCCTGCATCTCTTGGTCGACCGCACCAACTTCCGCGAAAACATCAAGATTGAAATTCTCAACGTCTCCAAGGACGACCTGCTGGAGGATTTCGAAGACTCCCCGGAAGTGATGCAGGCCGGCTTGTACAAGCATGTTTACACCGCAGAATACGGGCAGTTTGGTGGACAGCCGGTGGGGGCGATCATTGCCGACTACTTCATGTCCCCCAGTTCGCCGGACGTGAAGCTGATGCAGTACGTGTCCAGTGTCGCCTGCATGTCTCATGCGCCTTTCATAGCGGCAGCAGGTCCGAATTTCTTCGGTCTGGAAAGCTTCACCGGCCTGCCGGACCTGAAGGATCTGAAGGATCACTTCGACGGCCCTCAATTCGCCAAGTGGCAGAGTTTTCGAACGTCTGAAGATGCTCGTTATGTCGGCCTGACCGTGCCGCGTTTCCTGCTGCGCACGCCATACGACCCGCAAGAAAATCCGGTGAAATCGTTCGTATACAAAGAAAACGTCGCCAAATGCCACGAGCACTACCTATGGGGTAACACTGCCTACGCGTTCGCCACCAGGCTGACCGACAGCTTCGCCAAATTTCGTTGGTGCCCCAACATCATCGGTCCGCAAAGTGGTGGTGCCGTTGAGAATCTGCCGTTGCATCATTTCGAAAGCATGGGCGAAATCGAAACCAAGATCCCGACCGAGGTACTGGTGTCGGACCGTCGCGAGTACGAACTCGCGGAGGAGGGCTTCATCTCCCTGACCATGCGCAAAGGCTCCGACAACGCGGCGTTCTTCTCCGCCAGCTCAGTGCAGAAGGCCAAGTTCTTTGGCATCAGCGCAGAAGGCAAGACAGCTGAGCTCAACTACAAGCTCGGTACTCAGTTGCCTTACATGATGGTTGTCAATCGGCTGGCTCATTACCTGAAGGTATTGCAGCGCGAGCAGTTGGGTTCCTGGAAGGAGCGCACCGACCTTGAGCTGGAACTCAACAAGTGGATTCGCCAGTACGTCGCCGATCAGGAAAACCCGAGCGCCGAAGTTCGTGGCCGCCGCCCGCTGCGCGCAGCCCAGGTCATCGTCAGTGACGTGGAAGGCGAGCCAGGCTGGTACCGCGTCAGTCTCAACGTGCGCCCGCACTTCAAGTACATGGGGGCCGATTTCACCCTGTCACTGGTAGGCAAGCTGGACAAGGAGTAA
- a CDS encoding MFS transporter, with product MTTAPSSIAQPTQPARPLTRNDYKTLSLSALGGALEFYDFIIFVFFATVVGKLFFPADMPEWLRLMQTFGIFAAGYLARPLGGIIMAHFGDLLGRKKMFTLSIFMMAVPTLIMGLLPTYAQIGMWAPILLLLMRVIQGAAIGGEVPGAWVFVSEHVPQRHIGYACGTLTSGLTAGILLGSLVATAINSIYTPVEVSDYAWRIPFLLGGVFGLFSVYLRRWLHETPVFAELQQRKALAEEVPLRAVLRDHRGAIVISMLLTWLLSAGIVVLILMTPTVLQTVYHFSPTTALQSNSVAIVMLSFGCILSGALADRFGAGRVFVFGCTALLASSWTFYHSLAEHPDWLFPMYALTGLLVGTIGAVPYVMVKAFPPVVRFSGLSFSYNVAYAIFGGLTPMVVSLLLKESPMGPAYYVAVLCGVGILLGAYLWKKGR from the coding sequence ATGACCACAGCGCCTTCGAGCATCGCGCAGCCGACCCAACCCGCACGACCGTTGACCCGCAATGACTACAAGACTCTGTCGCTGTCCGCCCTGGGCGGTGCGCTGGAGTTCTACGATTTCATCATTTTCGTGTTCTTCGCCACCGTGGTGGGCAAGCTGTTCTTCCCGGCCGACATGCCCGAGTGGCTGCGGCTGATGCAGACCTTCGGCATCTTCGCTGCCGGCTACCTGGCGCGGCCGCTGGGCGGCATCATCATGGCGCACTTCGGCGACCTGCTGGGGCGCAAGAAAATGTTCACCCTGAGCATTTTCATGATGGCGGTGCCGACCCTGATCATGGGCCTGCTGCCCACCTACGCTCAAATCGGCATGTGGGCGCCGATCCTGCTGCTGTTGATGCGTGTCATCCAGGGCGCGGCGATTGGCGGTGAAGTGCCGGGGGCGTGGGTCTTCGTTTCCGAACACGTACCGCAGCGGCACATTGGCTATGCCTGCGGCACCCTGACCAGCGGTCTGACGGCGGGCATTCTGCTGGGTTCGCTGGTGGCCACGGCCATCAACAGCATTTACACCCCGGTGGAAGTGTCGGATTACGCCTGGCGGATTCCGTTCCTGCTGGGCGGCGTGTTCGGCCTGTTCTCGGTGTACCTGCGCCGCTGGCTGCACGAAACCCCGGTATTCGCCGAACTGCAACAGCGCAAGGCCCTGGCCGAAGAAGTGCCGCTGCGCGCGGTACTGCGTGACCATCGCGGGGCGATCGTCATCTCCATGCTGCTGACCTGGCTGCTGTCGGCCGGCATCGTGGTGCTGATCCTGATGACGCCGACCGTCTTGCAGACCGTCTACCACTTCTCACCGACCACGGCCCTGCAATCCAACAGCGTGGCCATCGTCATGCTGAGCTTTGGCTGCATCCTGTCCGGTGCCCTGGCTGACCGCTTCGGTGCCGGCCGCGTATTCGTGTTCGGCTGCACCGCCTTGCTGGCCAGCTCCTGGACCTTCTACCACAGCCTGGCCGAGCATCCGGACTGGCTGTTCCCGATGTACGCCCTGACCGGCCTGCTGGTCGGCACCATCGGCGCGGTCCCCTACGTGATGGTCAAGGCGTTCCCACCGGTAGTCCGCTTCAGCGGCCTGTCCTTCTCCTACAACGTCGCCTACGCCATTTTCGGCGGCCTGACGCCAATGGTCGTCAGCCTGCTGCTCAAGGAAAGTCCAATGGGGCCGGCGTACTACGTGGCCGTGCTGTGCGGTGTGGGGATTTTGCTGGGTGCTTACCTTTGGAAGAAGGGGCGCTGA
- a CDS encoding DUF2931 family protein translates to MNKHSFRLGIGSIFLIVFLHGYALAAPTSLPYDAWSLDFFAPDYMDVWIETADVVDINRRLFRGAGSGIPAMGYPRALSKGVPKEFRGKPAGWRDHVGGKGRYVMGADLPRLVYVRWQSIAEPQTYEAYIEVPESARKTMLKRENVFCRADDKWIFDYRNLLVIGLAPGGIAKVWLAGPCLKSTEVTRVQGTINPEGPYRGMSNGEYYDFEEESKAYVEKFGIPFGSW, encoded by the coding sequence ATGAATAAGCACTCCTTTCGGCTTGGGATAGGCTCTATATTTTTAATTGTATTTTTACATGGATATGCTTTGGCAGCCCCTACATCACTGCCCTACGACGCTTGGAGTCTCGATTTTTTTGCTCCTGACTACATGGATGTATGGATAGAAACGGCAGATGTCGTAGATATCAACAGGCGATTGTTCCGAGGCGCGGGTAGCGGCATACCTGCAATGGGGTATCCCCGCGCGTTGAGCAAAGGGGTGCCCAAGGAATTTCGAGGTAAACCCGCGGGCTGGAGAGATCACGTAGGGGGAAAGGGCCGATATGTGATGGGGGCTGATCTGCCTCGCCTCGTCTACGTACGCTGGCAATCCATCGCCGAACCACAAACCTATGAGGCCTATATCGAGGTTCCGGAATCGGCGCGAAAAACCATGCTCAAGCGTGAAAACGTCTTCTGCCGTGCTGATGACAAGTGGATATTTGATTATCGAAATTTGCTGGTTATCGGTCTGGCCCCAGGTGGCATCGCCAAGGTGTGGTTAGCAGGGCCCTGCCTGAAATCTACCGAAGTCACTCGCGTCCAAGGCACGATCAATCCCGAAGGCCCCTACAGAGGGATGTCGAACGGCGAGTACTACGACTTTGAAGAGGAATCCAAAGCCTATGTCGAAAAATTCGGCATTCCCTTTGGAAGCTGGTGA
- a CDS encoding D-hexose-6-phosphate mutarotase encodes MSTPNVEAVKLNELNCWRVRHGQAELLVAQQGAHILSYQLAGQPPLIWLNDEAVFKTGTNIRAGVPVCWPWFGNLARNPQSVQAMRTSTEPATAHGFVRAMDWELAGIEAEGDSVKVEFVLPYPEGGFPGWPHQVDLKLSIRLDEQLHISLISHNQGTDTVTLSQALHTYFAVSDVRNVHVEGVDGLNYIETLEDWKTKPQVGDLRFTGETDRIYLNTPAKLGIVDPAWERRIELTSSGSRSAVIWNPWVDRAAAFSDMADDGWQRMLCIETANVMDDVVTLKPGASHTLGVSLGSKPL; translated from the coding sequence ATGAGCACGCCCAACGTTGAAGCCGTGAAGCTGAATGAACTGAACTGCTGGCGCGTGCGCCACGGTCAGGCCGAATTGCTGGTCGCCCAGCAGGGCGCGCACATCCTCAGTTATCAGTTGGCTGGGCAGCCACCGCTGATCTGGCTCAACGACGAAGCCGTGTTCAAGACCGGTACCAACATCCGTGCCGGCGTGCCGGTGTGCTGGCCGTGGTTCGGCAACCTGGCGCGCAACCCGCAGAGTGTCCAGGCGATGCGCACCAGCACCGAGCCTGCCACCGCCCATGGCTTTGTCCGGGCGATGGACTGGGAACTGGCGGGCATCGAGGCCGAAGGCGACAGCGTGAAGGTGGAGTTCGTCCTGCCTTACCCCGAAGGCGGTTTTCCCGGTTGGCCACATCAGGTGGACCTGAAACTGAGCATTCGCCTGGATGAGCAACTGCACATCAGTCTGATCAGCCATAACCAGGGCACCGACACGGTCACCCTCAGCCAGGCGCTGCACACCTATTTTGCGGTCAGTGATGTGCGCAACGTGCACGTCGAAGGGGTCGATGGCCTGAATTACATCGAGACCCTGGAAGACTGGAAAACCAAGCCCCAGGTGGGTGACCTGCGGTTTACCGGTGAAACGGACCGGATTTACCTGAACACCCCGGCGAAGCTGGGCATTGTCGACCCGGCCTGGGAGCGGCGCATCGAACTGACCAGCAGCGGATCGCGCTCGGCGGTGATCTGGAACCCCTGGGTGGATCGCGCGGCGGCGTTCAGCGACATGGCGGACGATGGCTGGCAGCGCATGCTGTGCATCGAGACGGCGAATGTGATGGATGACGTGGTGACGCTAAAGCCCGGGGCGAGCCATACGTTGGGTGTGAGTCTCGGTAGCAAGCCCCTCTGA